Below is a genomic region from Timaviella obliquedivisa GSE-PSE-MK23-08B.
TATTAGTCAAGTCTGTTGAAGCAAACAAACCTGCCTTAGCGAAGGTAGAATTCTACTACGATACGCTGCCTTATCTATGCAGTATTTCACAGGTTGGTGAATCGAAAGAGCTACGCATCAGAAATCCTGAGGGACAAATTCTAGCTATTCAGCCGCAGCAAAAGCGAGGATTGCTGGGCACCTGTCGAAAAGATGCGAAAGAGATTGATATTTCGCAGCCTCATTACTTCAATTTGATCCAAGCTGCGTTAACCGCCTTAGAACTGATCGAGCAAGGGCAACGGATTCAAGAAAAAGAATGGCTCATTGCTGAGAAAGATCAGAAAATTGCTCAACTCAGTGAACAGTTAAATCAACAGGTACGATCGCCCAAACCTCTCACCGAAGAACCCACTCATCCAACCATATCGCAACTGGCTGAAATTCCTGCTGAACCCGAAACGCCTCAGCCCTCGTCACCCGAAAAGATTCTCAACTCGTCGCCTTGGCTCTGCCTCAGTGCCGAGAGCCAAAAGGATTTAATTGCCGCCTGCAAACTTGCCAACGCGATCGAATCACCCGATCCTGTCGCCGCTGCCGTGCTACTCTGTGACGCTGTAGAGCGTGACGTTGTTCAAGCGTTATTCAAAAAGCTCTATCAATTTTTGAAAGATCAAGGGATTTCAGAATTGGGCGGAATTCCCATCAAAGCTCGCAAAAAATACACGCTGGAGGTTTTACCGTCACTGCTGTCTCCAGAATGGCGATCGCTCCACCTCGACAAGCTAGCGCAACCAGAACTTCCCACCGATTTGTATGCAATTGTGACCGTTAAAGAAATGAGTGAGGGCGATCGCCAACTCCTCCAAAATTTTCTGGCTCAGTGGGATTATCCGATTGCCTCATGGCTACTGAATCAGTCTGCCGAAGCCGCTTCCAGGATTGACCAAATCTACAAGCTCAGAATGGCGGCAACGGTTGGAGCGATCGGGGCATGGCAGTTTGAACTGTTGCGGAGTTTGGTGACAGGAGAGGCGTTACTGAAGTAGGCAACGAAAATATTCGTATTTAGTAGGTAATGATTATCAGTTCTATTTATTTCGGATTTGCCGCTCAAAGTTTAGTGGGTTAATCTAACTTCAGTTTAAACGTTGGCAGGCATTTTTCAGTAAGCTCTCTATCTGAATCTCAATCTCAGCTAAATTGTGTGGCAATCACCTATTTTTTTATCTTTACTTATAGAGGATGTCTGAGAAATATCAAAGATTCTTACACTCGCCCCCTAAATCCCCCATTTTGGGGGACTTCCGAGCCACTCCTTCTTCAAAGTCCCCCAAAATGGGGGATTTAGGGGGCGGATTGGATAGCAACCTAGACTTCTCAGACATCCTCTAAGGTCAATACCGAATGCGTGGATCAATATAAGCATTGAGAATATCGATCGCAATACTAGCGATCGCCACAATGATTGCAAAAAACACCATAATGCCCTGCACCACTGGATAATCTCGCGCTGAAATAGCTTCGTACAGACGATTCGCCAATCCGGGCCACGAAAACGTCACCTCAGTGAGCACCGCTCCCCCTAATAGCGAAGCGATCGTTAACCCTAATACCGTAATTACCGGAATCATTGCATTTTTTAACGCATGAGCCACTACAATTCGGACCTCAGGAATACCGCGTGCGCGCGCCGCCTCCACATAATCCGACTTCAAAGTTTGCTTGAGATTTACCCGCACCATCCGTTCAAAAATACCGCTGAGCAGAATACCCAAGGTTAAACTGGGTAACGCCAGATGATACAAGCTGGCAAAAAATTGTTCAAAGTTGCCATTCAACAGACTATCAATTACATATAGACCAGTTAACGGCGGCGGCGGTTGCAGGCTCAGGGGAAAGCGGCTACCAATGGGAAACCACTGAAGTTGAACGGCAAAAATAAGCTGCAAGATCATGCCAAACCAGTACATTGGAACAGCATAGGTAATGATGCCAAACAAACGACTGCCGACATCAAATGATGTATTTGGCTTTGCAGCGGCGATCGCACCTAAAGTCATCCCTACTACCGCCGCCACAACCATACTCAACACCGTCAACTCCACCGTCGCTGGAAAATGTTGCCCAATAATTTCCCAAACCGACTGTCCTTGACTCGTCAAAGAAGTTCCTAAATCTAGCCGCAATAAACTCCCCAAATATTTCAAATACTGCACTCCTAAAGGCAAATCCAGACCCAACTGAGTCCGCAAAGCCTCCCGCGCACTCTCAGGCGCACGAGGCCCCAGCAACACGTCCACCGGATCACCGGGAGTTGCCCGCAGCAGTAAAAAAATCAACGATGTAATCGTCAAGATCATTAGTGGCGCAAACAAAACCCGAGACAAAATATAGTAACGAAGCGCAGTCGATCGTGAAGACATAGGAGAGTGACTAGGAGATGAGGGATAAACAAAATTATTTTTTAATTTGCCATAGCAAGAACTGCTGCGTCGGTTGAATTGCCACGCCCTGAACCGTTGGCTGTGCAAAGATATAATCCTTGTTTTGCCATAAAGGAATGTAAGGGACATCCTCTGCCAAAAGATCTTGCAATTTTATAAACAATGCATTTCGGGCTTCTGGCTTCTGTTCGGCTCTCTGTTGCCGAATCAATTCATTTGCCCGATCGCCAAAGTAAAATGATCCGCCCAGCTGACTTTGCCCTTGCTCACAGCCTTCTGTCACAGAACCCTTCTCACAATCCATAAACGGCTGAATATAAGTATCTGCATCATAGAAATCAGGATACCAATCGAGTAGTGTACTCGGATAAGTTCCCTGATCTAAATTAGCCAATAGCGTTGCCGTTTCAATGGTATTAGGAATCACATTGACAATTCCCTTAAGATTTTGCTCAATAGAAGCCTTCAGCGTGGTCGCCACTAAATTCCGTACTGTGGAATTAGAGGAATACCAGATTTCTAAATTCAGCGGATTAGACTGGTTAATTCCTGCTTCTGCCAACAGCGCTTTGGCTTTAACAAAATCACCGTCTCCATATTTGTCTTTAAAGACAGGCTTGTAGAGCGGAAAGTTTTTGGGCAGCAAGCTGTAAAGCAATTCTGCTTGCCCTTGAAAAACCCTCTGGTTGAGCAAATTGCGATCGATCATCGCCGCGATCGCTTGTCGCACTTTGACGTTTTCCAATGGCTTGCTTCTCATGTTCAACGTCATAAAATTAGTTGAAGTCGTTCCCGCCTCCACCACCTGCCAACCACCCTGTTTCGCCCCATCAACCAAACTGCGAATTTGGTCTGGATCAAGCGTTTGATAGGCAATATCTAAACCTTTCGTTTTGAAGGTATTGAATAAGTTTGCTGGACTACTGATAATTTGGATATCAATCCCTTTGTTCGCAGGTTTCTCGCCCCAATACCCTTCGTAAGGGTCAAGTCGAATAGAAGTTGGCGAAAACTGCGCCAGTTTGTAAGGGCCTGTACCAATAAAGGTCGTCGGCTTAAATTTACCAGCCCCCGACTCATAGGCTGTAGGCGGCACCGGAGTGATGCCCGAAAAAGCCAGGAGCGATGGGAATGCCGCGAAGGGTTCCTTCAACACGATCGTCAGTTCATCTGCCCCTGAAGCCTTTGCCGAAGCGACCTTTTCAGATAGCAAGAATGCTGGGGCTCCACTGTTTGTCATGAAGCGATTGATAGAGAACGCCATTGCTTCTGCATCAAAGGAGCTACCATCGTGAAACGTAACCCCTGTGCGGAGCGGAATTGTGTAGGTTAACCCATCAGCACTAACCTTGGGCAGAGCAGTCGCCAACTGAGGAACGAGATCAGTAGTGCCAGGTTTGTAAGTATAGAGGCGATCGCCCATATTGCTTAGCAAAATGCCTGGAAACAATTGATACGCATCAGCCGGATCGAGAGTGGTTGCCTTCAGCGTTGTGCCCATGGTCACTCGACCCGTGCTAGAGGTAGTAGATGTGGCGTTGGGCGATCGTTGTCCCCCGCAACTAACCCCCAACAACAAACATAGGCTAAACAGACTGAGGAACTTCACAAACCTATTCATCTAACCACCCCTCATCCTTTTGACGATTTAATATCGGTTATCTATTAAGCTGACAGTAGCAAATGCTAGCTCAGACTCCACACATTGATTCAGAATGAATCGACTAAAAGAGGTTAAATCAGTCAGATCTGAGAAATTTTACAAATCTTGACGTTCAGGATTACGCCCCTATAAGAAGATTAATCATAACAAAGCGTATAAACCACCTGAAGAGCCAAATTGGGTAGTGCGTTAAAGCACGCCCACTGCTGTGGTTTCTCCAGCAGGCGATGGGGCAACCTTCCGCAATCCTGTAGGCAATGCTCGGACTCGGCTGGGTGTGGATGCCAGCGCGGGCGGTAAGGTCTATCGCATTGAGGTCACGGGTTATCGGGCAAAAGCAGTCAATTCTGTCTCTAAATTCCGTCGCAGTAACCAGGTTTATTTGGTGCCTTACGATAAGCTATCGCAAGAATACCAACGGATTCATCAACAAGGCGGCATCATTGCGAGTGTGACAGCCGTTTAAGCAAACGGTTTGAGTTGAGAGAGTAAGGTTTTCTTCGGTTGGAGAACCTTATATCTTGCTATGTTATGGAAAGCCAGCGGTTAACAAGTGCAGAATCGTTGCTGCGAAACGGGGATATCACGGTCAGAATATTTGTACGAGCGATCGCCCAGTCTGAACTTTACCGTTCACTGTTTTTTGACAATTCTTCTCCTTACCGTTTTATTGAACTGAACTTTAAGCATCTCTTAGGGCGTGCGCCCCAAGATCAAGCCAAAATTTCTGAGCATATCCAGACCTACAACACTCATAGCTACGAGGCTGAAATTGACTCGTATATCGACAGTAATGAATATGCAGAAAGCTTTGGTGAAAACGTGGTGCCTTTTCCAACAGGCAACCGTACTCAAACAGGTAGCACCAACGTTAACTTCAACCGTACATTTGCTCTCATGCGCGGCCCTGCGCTTTGACAAACGGGAGAGTTTTTCCCATGAAGTCCCAGCTATCTCCTAGCATTCCCCTAATTCTAGAACCCGATCAAGCTAGAATGCTACCGCCAGAAGCTCAGAAAAAAATGTAATGTTGGATTAGAAACCGCCCCTTAATTTGTTCGGGCAACTTTGTCTTTGAAACTGTAGACTTTAGCGCGGTCGATCGCTTTTCTACTTGTGTCGCCTCTTTAGGTGGCACCGTGATTTCGGTAGATCCCGTAGACAAGATTTGGATGGGTGACCGTCGGCAAGTGCTGCTCTATCGAGCTAAGGCAAGTTTGCACGCGCCTTGCCACACCCTCAAGCAATATTGGTTAAAGTACGGCAGTTTTCGGACTCGGTTTGATAGTCAGGTGTAAGACATCCTGGCTGGGTCTTATCTGTTACCATGGCAAGATAATCTGCCTAACGCTGCTTAACTTTCTATGCCACATCAACGCCCCCTTGGGTTAATTGCAATTGTCGTCTACAAGGCTTTCTTTGCCGTGGTGTTTATGGTGGCATCAGTGGCAATCTTTTTAGCCCTCAAGAACTATGAAGCGATCGCCCAATTTGCCGAAACCTACACCCCCGAGACACAGATTGGCTTTGTTGATTGGGGTTTAGACAAAGTATTAAAGCTTGATCCCCGCACCCTGCAATTTAGCGGGCTTGCAACCGGGATTTATGGTGCGGTCACGGCTGTAGAGGCGATCGGGCTATGGCAGCAAAAGACCTGGGCACATTTTCTAGTCATTACTCTAGTCGGCCTCGGCATTCCCCCTGAAATTTATGAGCTAATCCGCGAAGCTAGCTTGATCAAGCTGTTGGTTTTTGTCATTAATGTAGGGGTTTTAAGCTACCTAATTTATACTTTTCCTCGAAAAGAAGCCCAGCCTAAATAAT
It encodes:
- a CDS encoding DUF2127 domain-containing protein — encoded protein: MPHQRPLGLIAIVVYKAFFAVVFMVASVAIFLALKNYEAIAQFAETYTPETQIGFVDWGLDKVLKLDPRTLQFSGLATGIYGAVTAVEAIGLWQQKTWAHFLVITLVGLGIPPEIYELIREASLIKLLVFVINVGVLSYLIYTFPRKEAQPK
- a CDS encoding phycobilisome linker polypeptide, which encodes MVSPAGDGATFRNPVGNARTRLGVDASAGGKVYRIEVTGYRAKAVNSVSKFRRSNQVYLVPYDKLSQEYQRIHQQGGIIASVTAV
- a CDS encoding phycobilisome rod-core linker polypeptide, with translation MESQRLTSAESLLRNGDITVRIFVRAIAQSELYRSLFFDNSSPYRFIELNFKHLLGRAPQDQAKISEHIQTYNTHSYEAEIDSYIDSNEYAESFGENVVPFPTGNRTQTGSTNVNFNRTFALMRGPAL
- a CDS encoding ABC transporter permease: MSSRSTALRYYILSRVLFAPLMILTITSLIFLLLRATPGDPVDVLLGPRAPESAREALRTQLGLDLPLGVQYLKYLGSLLRLDLGTSLTSQGQSVWEIIGQHFPATVELTVLSMVVAAVVGMTLGAIAAAKPNTSFDVGSRLFGIITYAVPMYWFGMILQLIFAVQLQWFPIGSRFPLSLQPPPPLTGLYVIDSLLNGNFEQFFASLYHLALPSLTLGILLSGIFERMVRVNLKQTLKSDYVEAARARGIPEVRIVVAHALKNAMIPVITVLGLTIASLLGGAVLTEVTFSWPGLANRLYEAISARDYPVVQGIMVFFAIIVAIASIAIDILNAYIDPRIRY
- a CDS encoding ABC transporter substrate-binding protein; translation: MNRFVKFLSLFSLCLLLGVSCGGQRSPNATSTTSSTGRVTMGTTLKATTLDPADAYQLFPGILLSNMGDRLYTYKPGTTDLVPQLATALPKVSADGLTYTIPLRTGVTFHDGSSFDAEAMAFSINRFMTNSGAPAFLLSEKVASAKASGADELTIVLKEPFAAFPSLLAFSGITPVPPTAYESGAGKFKPTTFIGTGPYKLAQFSPTSIRLDPYEGYWGEKPANKGIDIQIISSPANLFNTFKTKGLDIAYQTLDPDQIRSLVDGAKQGGWQVVEAGTTSTNFMTLNMRSKPLENVKVRQAIAAMIDRNLLNQRVFQGQAELLYSLLPKNFPLYKPVFKDKYGDGDFVKAKALLAEAGINQSNPLNLEIWYSSNSTVRNLVATTLKASIEQNLKGIVNVIPNTIETATLLANLDQGTYPSTLLDWYPDFYDADTYIQPFMDCEKGSVTEGCEQGQSQLGGSFYFGDRANELIRQQRAEQKPEARNALFIKLQDLLAEDVPYIPLWQNKDYIFAQPTVQGVAIQPTQQFLLWQIKK